Within the Opitutaceae bacterium TAV5 genome, the region GGTGGAGCCGGTAACCGACGTTGCTGACGGTGAAGCCGGTGCGACGGGCGATTTCGTCGTAGGACAGTTCGTTTTCGAATTTTTGCCGGATGAGTTCGCGGTCGGCGGGAGGAAGGCCGTCGAGGCAGAGGCGCATGAGGAGGAGCGATTCGGCGCGTTCCAGACCGGCGGCGGGCGGAGCGGCGGTCGCGGGATCGGCGATGTTTTCGTGAGCGGTGGTGTCGATGAGGGAAACGCGAGCGTGCTTGCGGCGGTGATTGTGGGCGAGGTTGCGGATGGTGCGGAAGAGCCAGGCACGGGGCTGCGTGATGGCGGGAGCGGCAGGAATATCGGCGGTGGAGAGGGTTGCCCGGTGCAGGCGAAGAAACGCGTCCTGGACGAGGTCCTGCGCGAGGGCGAAATCACCGCCGGTGAGACCGGTGGCGAAATGCAGCAGGCGCGACTCTTCGGCGAGAAAGAGGTCTTTCAGGGAAGAGGCGTCCGGCGGCGGCGATGAGACGGCGGCAGGATCGTCGGGCTGAGGCTGGAGAGCGTCGTCGGCCATGCGTGAGGAAGAGAGGGCGCGGGACCGGGACGATCAGGCAATGGTGTGGGTGGAACGGGAAGAGGTGATCACGTCCATGAAGACACCCGAAACCGGGGTTTCCTGGGAGGTTTTTGATGTAAAGTTTTCGTCAGGCGGGAACGACCGCCACAAGCATGTCGGGGGGGGGAAGCGAGGTCGAGGCGGGAGGGTTTCGGGGAGGGGACTGCGGCGAGAACGCGGCGGGGACAAGAAAGATGCGGCACGGGGTGAGTGCCGCTCGCTGGTCATTCCGGCAGGGTTACCCAGACGGTGATCCGTCGGGTGGTGCCGCCGGCAAATGTCGCGGAGAGAGCGACAGGCCAGGTGCCGGTTTTTTCCGGACGCGTAACGGTGAGCGTCCACGGGGCGGCGGCGTCTTTCACATTTGCCGCGCGGGTAACGGAGGGGCGGATACTCCCCTCGCCGGAGCTGGCCGTGAGCGACTCGAGTGCGAGGCTGCCGACGGGCATCACGG harbors:
- a CDS encoding RNA polymerase subunit sigma-24, translating into MADDALQPQPDDPAAVSSPPPDASSLKDLFLAEESRLLHFATGLTGGDFALAQDLVQDAFLRLHRATLSTADIPAAPAITQPRAWLFRTIRNLAHNHRRKHARVSLIDTTAHENIADPATAAPPAAGLERAESLLLMRLCLDGLPPADRELIRQKFENELSYDEIARRTGFTVSNVGYRLHHAIRRLAATFRHAGDNPAPAVPRSTLPAAAAPAGAPATETP